GCAAATTCTTTTCGTTTTTACGGCTTGTTCTTGCCGTGTTTCTGATATTCGTTAATTTCTCCATACGAATTACAGAAACATTATTTTCTACTGCAAAGTTCACTATTTGCCTGCTTATCTTATGGTCTTGGTCTTTCATCCATCGTTGCTCTTTATTACTTATTTGTTTAATCTTTTTTAGTTTTTTAGTTTTGCCTAACTTTTGACGCAATCCTTTGTATTTACGCCTAATATACTTATTCTGCCTGCCATTTCCAAAAAATTTTGTTTTGCCATTTTTAGTTACTGCTACAGCAGGTACTTTTAAACCTAAATCCACTCCCATTACATTTTGATTATTATTATTTTGTTTTTCAGCTGCTTCAACAGCTATTTGTGCAATCCATTTGCTTGATTTTTTACTTATTCTTAATGAGCCTAATTTGTTATTTAATTGCTGTTTTTGATAATCTGCTAATAACATCTTTACTTTAATCCTTTGTGATTTCCCATTAATTAACACAGGGAAACTTAAACAGTTATTTATTTTATAATTCTGATTATTCCATATACATACTGCTTTCTTTAGTATTGATAATTTCTTAGTCTTTTTATATTTTTTACAAACACTTTTAGCGTCTCGTATAGCTTGATTTTTTACTCACCACCTTTCTATACATTCTTTTGATTTTCTATATATTTTTGTATTGTTTCTTCAGAAATATATCAGGCATTATTTCAAGTCCTTTTATTTC
This sequence is a window from Anaerobranca californiensis DSM 14826. Protein-coding genes within it:
- a CDS encoding transposase — translated: MRDAKSVCKKYKKTKKLSILKKAVCIWNNQNYKINNCLSFPVLINGKSQRIKVKMLLADYQKQQLNNKLGSLRISKKSSKWIAQIAVEAAEKQNNNNQNVMGVDLGLKVPAVAVTKNGKTKFFGNGRQNKYIRRKYKGLRQKLGKTKKLKKIKQISNKEQRWMKDQDHKISRQIVNFAVENNVSVIRMEKLTNIRNTARTSRKNEKNLHTWSFYRLAKYIEYKGNLEGIKVKYVNPQYTSQRCPCCGEMNKGRDRKYLCKACRFSTHRDRLGAINIQLLYNIYISNEIIRDNEN